The Bryobacteraceae bacterium genome includes a window with the following:
- a CDS encoding NADH-dependent dehydrogenase — METTRRAFVATAASAARVLGANDRVRLGVIGTGGRGRHLIRMAKLAGGCEVAAVCDAWDVRTQEGAAEVAKQFDGAKAAQYGDYRKLLERKDLDGVIIATLDHWHSRQTVDALRAGKDVFVEKPMTSLPEQGHDIVRAVRETGKLVQVGVQQRSIEHFIEAKQKYFDTGRIGRVHLVRTYWNANTGYLTPVPPGMETKPPGLDWDAVLGWLPKRPWNPRMYFNRFAYWEFSTGGQTGGLFVHLVDVVHWYLGLQKPLSAVALGGIYQYDDGRDTPDNINFILDYPQRVNVTFEATISDLNPRESVDIVFLGTEGRLHIFRAGYRYLPKEGEPEVQKGGPEPAHMANFLDCIRTRKQPNANAVDGHYSAMACHIGNIAYKEGRRVEWDAKWDV; from the coding sequence ATGGAGACGACACGGCGGGCTTTTGTAGCCACGGCGGCATCAGCGGCGCGGGTGCTGGGGGCGAACGACCGCGTGCGGCTGGGCGTGATCGGCACGGGCGGACGGGGGCGGCATCTGATCCGGATGGCGAAGCTCGCCGGCGGCTGCGAGGTCGCCGCAGTATGCGACGCCTGGGACGTGCGCACGCAGGAGGGCGCGGCGGAGGTCGCGAAGCAGTTCGACGGCGCGAAGGCGGCGCAATACGGCGACTACCGGAAGCTGCTCGAGCGGAAAGATCTGGACGGCGTCATCATCGCGACGCTCGACCACTGGCACTCGCGGCAGACGGTGGATGCGCTGCGCGCGGGCAAGGACGTGTTCGTGGAGAAACCGATGACGTCGCTGCCCGAGCAGGGGCACGACATTGTGCGGGCGGTGCGCGAGACGGGAAAGCTGGTGCAGGTGGGCGTGCAGCAGCGCTCGATCGAGCATTTCATCGAGGCGAAGCAGAAGTACTTCGACACCGGGCGCATCGGGCGCGTGCATCTGGTGCGGACTTACTGGAACGCGAACACGGGCTATCTGACGCCGGTGCCGCCCGGCATGGAGACCAAGCCGCCGGGGCTCGACTGGGACGCAGTGCTCGGGTGGCTGCCGAAACGCCCGTGGAATCCGAGGATGTATTTCAACCGGTTCGCGTATTGGGAATTCTCGACCGGCGGGCAGACGGGCGGGCTGTTCGTGCATCTGGTGGACGTCGTGCACTGGTATCTGGGACTGCAGAAGCCGCTGTCGGCGGTGGCGCTGGGCGGGATTTACCAATACGACGACGGACGCGACACTCCGGACAACATCAACTTCATCCTGGATTATCCGCAGCGGGTGAACGTGACGTTCGAGGCGACGATCAGCGATCTGAACCCGCGCGAGTCGGTGGACATCGTGTTTCTGGGCACGGAAGGGCGGCTGCACATTTTCCGCGCCGGCTACCGGTACCTGCCGAAAGAGGGCGAGCCGGAGGTGCAGAAAGGCGGACCCGAGCCGGCGCACATGGCGAATTTCCTCGACTGCATCCGCACGCGGAAGCAGCCGAACGCGAACGCGGTGGACGGGCACTATTCGGCGATGGCGTGCCACATCGGCAACATCGCTTACAAAGAAGGGCGGCGCGTGGAGTGGGACGCGAAGTGGGACGTCTGA
- a CDS encoding type II secretion system protein GspG: protein MQNRTRQANRGRRGITLIEMLVVLTIIALFAALVAPRLLSRSDTARVTAARAQINAFMTALGAYKLDTGTYPTTEMGLQALRRRPQNVPQWQGPYLPQDIPVDPWGRPYIYRYPGEQGDEPEIICLGADGQPGGEGINADIVSWKAQ, encoded by the coding sequence ATGCAGAACCGCACCAGGCAAGCAAACCGCGGCCGCCGCGGCATCACCCTCATCGAGATGCTCGTCGTCCTGACGATCATCGCGCTGTTCGCCGCGCTCGTGGCGCCGCGCCTCCTCAGCCGCAGCGACACGGCGCGCGTCACCGCCGCCCGCGCCCAGATCAACGCGTTCATGACCGCCCTCGGCGCCTACAAGCTCGACACGGGCACCTATCCCACCACCGAAATGGGCCTTCAGGCACTCCGCCGCCGCCCGCAGAACGTGCCGCAGTGGCAGGGGCCCTATCTGCCCCAGGACATCCCCGTCGACCCGTGGGGCAGGCCCTACATCTACCGCTATCCCGGCGAACAGGGCGACGAGCCCGAAATCATCTGCCTCGGCGCAGACGGCCAGCCCGGCGGCGAAGGCATCAACGCCGACATCGTCAGCTGGAAGGCGCAATAG
- the plsC gene encoding 1-acyl-sn-glycerol-3-phosphate acyltransferase: MTSSYWFSLLVRAPLVVLFTAVMGTLSLIASLWDKDGRQQLAIARVWARLLLWAAGARVTVVGLEKIDPRGTYVVCPNHVSYMDTPVLLTYIPVNFRFLAKEELLAIPFIGGHLKRAGNISVPLDDPRAALRVLSAAGKAMHENGVSMLVFPEGGRSETGELREFKDGAAYLAIKAQAPLVPVALIGVRDILPMHSHYLKPGKVTLRIGDPIPTEGCKPSDRTELTARLHAAVRELIAQGQA; this comes from the coding sequence ATGACGTCGAGCTACTGGTTCTCTCTGCTGGTGCGGGCGCCGCTGGTGGTGCTGTTCACAGCCGTGATGGGGACGCTGAGCCTGATCGCGTCGCTGTGGGACAAAGACGGGCGGCAGCAGCTGGCGATTGCGCGCGTGTGGGCGCGGCTGCTGCTGTGGGCTGCCGGGGCGCGGGTGACGGTGGTGGGGCTCGAGAAGATCGATCCGCGCGGGACGTATGTGGTGTGCCCGAACCATGTGAGCTACATGGACACGCCGGTGCTGCTGACGTACATTCCCGTGAACTTCCGTTTTCTGGCCAAGGAGGAGCTGCTGGCGATTCCCTTCATCGGCGGGCATCTGAAGCGGGCGGGCAACATCAGCGTGCCGCTGGACGATCCGCGGGCGGCGCTGCGGGTGCTGAGCGCGGCGGGCAAGGCGATGCACGAGAACGGCGTGTCGATGCTCGTGTTTCCCGAAGGCGGGCGGTCGGAGACGGGCGAGCTGCGGGAGTTCAAGGACGGGGCGGCCTATCTGGCGATCAAGGCGCAGGCGCCGCTGGTGCCTGTGGCGCTGATCGGGGTGCGCGACATTCTGCCGATGCACTCGCACTATCTGAAACCCGGGAAGGTGACGCTGCGGATCGGGGACCCGATTCCGACGGAGGGGTGCAAGCCGTCGGACCGGACGGAGCTGACGGCGCGGCTGCACGCGGCGGTGCGGGAGCTGATCGCGCAGGGGCAGGCGTAA
- a CDS encoding bifunctional folylpolyglutamate synthase/dihydrofolate synthase, translating into MIERALRESGVLTGLYTSPHLAEPVERVRVLGRPVPFADFSRAFDIVHEAAERLIAQGRIDMHPTYFETMTAMAFVLFREYRTEVVVLETGMGGRLDATNVVDPEAAVITPIDFDHEKFLGDTIAKIAGEKAGIIKPGRPVVTARQHPEAMRVLEQTARERGARLVRASEWRTSQLELHAYGSRFVVHGPDGTEFRIEQPLIGAHQVENALTAVAALRELGLTPAQIQKGIAAADWPGRLEPVRRAPDIFLDGAHNPAGARALAGYLRRFHHGRKKWLIFGAMSDKNLQAIGGPLFHLADELIFTAPGQARAFRPEEILERTGERRARLAPDVRAALEMASGAAKEDLIVVTGSLYLVGEARALLVG; encoded by the coding sequence ATGATCGAGCGGGCGCTGCGGGAATCGGGGGTGTTGACGGGGCTGTACACGTCGCCGCATCTGGCGGAGCCGGTGGAGCGGGTGCGGGTGCTGGGGCGCCCGGTGCCGTTTGCGGATTTCTCGCGCGCGTTCGACATCGTGCACGAGGCGGCGGAACGGCTGATCGCGCAGGGGCGGATCGACATGCACCCGACGTACTTCGAGACGATGACGGCGATGGCGTTCGTGCTGTTCCGCGAGTACCGGACGGAAGTGGTGGTGCTGGAGACAGGCATGGGCGGGCGGCTGGACGCGACCAACGTGGTGGATCCGGAAGCGGCGGTGATCACGCCGATCGATTTCGACCACGAGAAGTTTCTGGGCGACACGATCGCGAAGATCGCGGGCGAGAAGGCGGGCATCATCAAGCCGGGGCGGCCGGTGGTGACGGCGCGGCAGCATCCGGAGGCGATGCGGGTGCTGGAGCAGACGGCGCGGGAGCGGGGGGCGCGGCTGGTGAGGGCGTCGGAGTGGCGGACATCGCAGCTCGAACTGCACGCGTACGGGAGCCGGTTTGTGGTGCACGGACCGGACGGGACGGAGTTCCGGATCGAGCAGCCGCTGATCGGCGCGCATCAGGTGGAGAACGCGCTGACGGCGGTGGCGGCGCTGCGGGAGCTGGGGCTGACGCCGGCGCAGATCCAGAAAGGAATCGCGGCGGCGGACTGGCCGGGGCGGCTGGAGCCGGTGCGGCGCGCGCCGGACATTTTTCTGGATGGCGCGCACAATCCGGCGGGGGCGCGGGCGCTGGCGGGCTACCTGCGGCGGTTCCACCACGGGCGGAAGAAGTGGCTGATCTTCGGGGCGATGAGCGACAAGAACCTGCAGGCGATCGGAGGACCGCTGTTCCATCTGGCCGATGAGCTGATTTTTACGGCGCCCGGGCAGGCGCGGGCGTTCCGTCCGGAGGAGATTCTGGAGCGGACGGGCGAGCGGCGGGCGCGGCTGGCGCCGGACGTTCGGGCGGCGCTGGAGATGGCGTCGGGGGCGGCGAAGGAGGACCTGATCGTGGTGACAGGGTCGCTGTACCTGGTGGGCGAGGCGCGCGCCCTGCTCGTGGGATAA
- a CDS encoding metallophosphoesterase, with the protein MRILVFSDIHGDRDALDALMEREADLYIAAGDLVSWGRGLDRMAPALQRRVPNVWVLPGNHEHESEIEAFCRRHRLNALHGRHLELDGWRIAGLGHSPPTPFNTPGEYSEEEIAERLARFAGLKPLVLVCHCPPFGTDLDKAHFDRHIGSQAIRDFIEREQPAWFACGHVHEAAGVVTQLGSTRAVNAGKNGFLIELGPAPAA; encoded by the coding sequence ATGCGAATCCTGGTTTTTTCCGACATCCACGGCGACCGCGATGCGCTCGATGCCCTGATGGAGCGCGAGGCCGACCTCTACATCGCGGCCGGGGATCTCGTCTCGTGGGGCCGCGGTCTCGACAGGATGGCCCCGGCCCTGCAGCGCCGCGTGCCCAATGTCTGGGTCCTGCCCGGCAATCACGAGCACGAATCCGAAATCGAAGCCTTCTGCCGCCGTCATCGCCTCAATGCGCTCCACGGGCGGCATCTCGAGCTCGACGGCTGGCGCATCGCCGGACTCGGTCACAGTCCCCCGACCCCGTTCAACACTCCGGGCGAATACTCCGAAGAAGAGATCGCCGAACGGCTCGCGCGCTTCGCCGGACTCAAGCCGCTGGTCCTCGTCTGCCACTGCCCGCCGTTCGGAACCGATCTCGACAAGGCTCACTTCGACCGCCATATCGGCAGCCAGGCCATCCGCGACTTCATCGAACGCGAGCAGCCCGCCTGGTTCGCCTGCGGGCATGTCCACGAGGCTGCCGGCGTCGTCACCCAGCTCGGCTCCACCCGCGCCGTCAACGCCGGCAAGAACGGCTTCCTCATCGAACTCGGCCCCGCACCCGCTGCCTGA
- a CDS encoding type II secretion system protein GspF, with translation MPLMQLHFRAVTPDGKKRTGVLSAPDEKTAARELRRQGLIPLYVGIAPQDKGEVRLPALRPGRRRDVLFFTQELSTLLNAGVPLDRALSIVAELAERAEFREVVQDVLRALKGGKTLADALATRPAYFPEIYVNMVRAGEASGSLAAIFERLAEYEKTRDELRGYIISSLVYPALLVLVGTGSIFVLMYYVVPRFASAFASSGIRVPAMTQALLDVSRWVQTYGLWVVGALAAALAAFRVYIGSPAGRYWWDGFRLRLPLLGDALRKAQTAQFARAMGTLVANGVPLIQSIQIARAIMTNRRMADALELVAQGVKRGEGISAPLAATGAFPPLTAHLLTIGEETGRLDTMFLRAAEIYEADTRAAIKRFTSLFEPLVILVMGVAVGALILSMLMAISGINELAM, from the coding sequence GTGCCCCTGATGCAGCTCCATTTCCGCGCGGTCACCCCGGACGGCAAGAAGCGCACCGGGGTGCTCTCCGCCCCGGACGAGAAAACCGCCGCCCGCGAACTGCGCCGCCAGGGCCTCATCCCGCTCTATGTCGGCATCGCGCCCCAGGACAAGGGAGAAGTCCGCCTCCCCGCTCTCCGCCCCGGACGCCGCCGCGACGTCCTCTTCTTCACCCAGGAGCTCTCCACCCTTCTCAACGCCGGCGTGCCCCTCGACCGCGCCCTCTCCATCGTCGCCGAACTCGCCGAGCGCGCCGAATTCCGCGAGGTCGTCCAGGACGTCCTGCGCGCGCTCAAAGGGGGCAAGACCCTCGCGGACGCCCTCGCCACCCGCCCCGCTTACTTCCCTGAAATCTACGTCAACATGGTCCGCGCCGGCGAAGCTTCCGGCTCCCTCGCCGCCATCTTCGAGCGCCTCGCCGAATACGAAAAGACCCGCGACGAGCTCCGCGGCTACATCATCAGCTCGCTCGTCTACCCCGCGCTGCTCGTGCTCGTCGGCACGGGCTCCATCTTCGTGCTCATGTATTACGTGGTGCCGCGCTTCGCCTCCGCTTTCGCAAGCTCCGGCATCCGCGTGCCCGCCATGACCCAGGCTCTCCTCGACGTCAGCCGCTGGGTGCAGACTTACGGCCTCTGGGTCGTCGGCGCCCTCGCGGCCGCTCTGGCCGCCTTCCGCGTTTACATCGGCTCGCCCGCCGGACGTTACTGGTGGGATGGCTTCCGCCTCCGGCTCCCTCTGCTCGGCGACGCCCTCCGCAAGGCGCAGACCGCGCAGTTCGCCCGCGCCATGGGCACGCTCGTCGCCAACGGCGTCCCCCTCATCCAGTCCATCCAGATCGCCCGTGCCATCATGACCAACCGCCGCATGGCCGACGCCCTCGAGCTTGTCGCACAGGGCGTCAAGCGCGGCGAAGGCATCAGCGCGCCGCTCGCCGCCACCGGCGCGTTCCCGCCCCTCACCGCCCACCTCCTCACGATCGGCGAGGAGACCGGACGCCTCGACACCATGTTCCTCCGCGCCGCCGAAATCTACGAGGCCGACACCCGCGCGGCCATCAAGCGTTTCACCTCTCTCTTCGAGCCGCTCGTCATCCTCGTCATGGGCGTCGCCGTCGGCGCGCTCATCCTCTCCATGCTCATGGCCATCAGCGGCATCAACGAATTGGCGATGTAA
- the xpsE gene encoding type II secretion system protein E, translated as MRLGEILARKGLLNSEDLERALELQRERGDKLGRILVDLGFASQRDIVQALAEQLDIPVAKLDGPPLVTPETEKLPARFLRQARIFPLRMEGGALVLAMADPLDFETLAAVRSATGLRVRAEIAAETEIADALERYYGEEENEPAALSAEDSESAAELEQLRDMASEAPVIRLVNAMIAQAVEKRSSDIHIEPFEKEVKVRFRIDGVLQEQEPPPRELKAAVISRIKLMARLNIAERRLPQDGRIKMKTLGREVDLRVSTLPTLYGESVVMRLLDRSAGDFYDLRNLGFDEHMLARMEHFTSLPHGIFLVTGPTGSGKSTTLYSALKRINQSDKKIITIEDPVEYQMDGINQIHVNPQIGLTFAAGLRHIVRQDPDVIMVGEIRDYETAEVAIRAALTGHFVYSTLHTNDAPSAITRLTDMGVENYLICSSLVAVLAQRLVRVICPNCKAPAGERLAPSGEMIPVWRGQGCEKCFGTGYLGRVGIFEMMEMNDELRRLVMAGADASVLTEAARRHGMRSLREDGWLKVRQGVTTAEEVLRVTQEF; from the coding sequence ATGCGGCTCGGCGAAATCCTCGCCCGCAAAGGGCTGCTGAACAGCGAAGACCTCGAGCGCGCCCTCGAGCTCCAGCGCGAACGCGGCGACAAGCTGGGCCGCATCCTCGTCGACCTCGGCTTCGCCTCCCAGCGCGACATCGTGCAGGCTCTGGCCGAACAGCTCGACATCCCCGTCGCGAAGCTCGACGGCCCGCCCCTCGTCACGCCCGAAACCGAAAAACTCCCCGCCCGCTTCCTCCGCCAGGCCCGCATCTTCCCGCTCCGCATGGAAGGCGGCGCCCTCGTGCTGGCCATGGCCGATCCGCTCGATTTCGAAACCCTCGCCGCCGTGCGCTCCGCCACCGGCCTCCGCGTCCGCGCCGAGATCGCCGCCGAAACCGAAATCGCCGACGCCCTCGAGCGCTATTACGGCGAGGAAGAAAACGAGCCCGCCGCTCTCTCCGCCGAAGATTCCGAATCCGCCGCCGAACTCGAACAGCTCCGCGACATGGCCAGCGAGGCCCCCGTCATCCGCCTCGTCAACGCCATGATCGCCCAGGCCGTCGAGAAACGCTCCAGCGACATCCACATCGAGCCCTTCGAAAAAGAAGTCAAGGTCCGCTTCCGCATCGACGGCGTCCTCCAGGAACAGGAGCCTCCCCCGCGCGAGCTCAAAGCCGCCGTCATCAGCCGCATCAAGCTCATGGCCAGGCTCAACATCGCCGAGCGCCGCCTCCCCCAGGACGGCCGCATCAAGATGAAAACCCTCGGCCGCGAAGTCGACCTCCGCGTCTCCACTCTCCCCACCCTCTACGGCGAAAGCGTCGTCATGCGCCTGCTCGACCGCAGCGCCGGCGACTTCTACGACCTGCGCAACCTCGGCTTCGACGAGCACATGCTCGCCCGCATGGAGCATTTCACCTCGCTGCCCCATGGCATCTTCCTCGTCACCGGTCCCACCGGCAGCGGCAAGTCCACCACGCTCTACTCCGCCCTCAAGCGCATCAACCAGAGCGACAAGAAAATCATCACCATCGAAGACCCGGTCGAATACCAGATGGACGGGATCAATCAGATCCACGTCAATCCCCAGATCGGCCTCACCTTCGCCGCCGGGCTCCGCCACATCGTCCGCCAGGACCCCGACGTCATCATGGTCGGCGAAATCCGCGACTACGAAACCGCCGAAGTCGCCATCCGCGCCGCCCTCACCGGCCACTTCGTCTACTCCACCCTCCACACCAACGACGCCCCCAGCGCCATCACCCGCCTCACCGACATGGGCGTCGAGAACTATCTGATCTGTTCGTCGCTCGTCGCCGTCCTCGCCCAGCGCCTCGTGCGCGTCATCTGCCCGAATTGCAAGGCGCCCGCCGGCGAGCGTCTCGCCCCTTCCGGCGAGATGATCCCCGTCTGGCGCGGCCAGGGATGCGAGAAGTGCTTCGGCACCGGTTATCTGGGCCGCGTCGGCATCTTCGAGATGATGGAGATGAACGACGAATTGCGCCGCCTCGTCATGGCCGGCGCCGATGCTTCCGTGCTCACCGAAGCCGCCCGCCGCCACGGCATGCGCTCCCTGCGCGAAGATGGCTGGCTGAAGGTCCGCCAGGGCGTCACTACCGCCGAAGAGGTCCTCCGCGTCACCCAGGAGTTCTGA
- a CDS encoding RNA polymerase sigma factor: protein MIFREAEDRELAGRARKGDLDAFNALVSRWEGRIYNYLLRITGHPEDAMDLCQDTFIKAYQNLARLEDAARFGPWLYRIAHNEAMSHLRRPQRESELDEATAASLRGPSLAPVEASLAVEAALARLSPDQREAVILKVYEGFKFEEIAQILNCPASTIKSRVYTGLELLKEMLAPAVRPARPQEEP, encoded by the coding sequence TTGATATTCCGCGAAGCCGAAGACCGGGAGCTTGCCGGGCGCGCCCGCAAGGGCGATCTCGACGCCTTCAATGCGCTTGTCTCCCGGTGGGAAGGCCGCATCTACAACTATCTGCTGCGCATCACCGGCCACCCCGAGGATGCCATGGACCTCTGCCAGGACACCTTCATCAAGGCCTACCAGAACCTGGCGCGCCTCGAGGACGCCGCCCGCTTCGGCCCGTGGCTCTACCGCATCGCCCACAACGAGGCCATGAGCCACCTCCGCCGGCCGCAGCGCGAATCGGAGCTCGACGAGGCCACCGCCGCCTCGCTCCGCGGCCCGTCCCTCGCCCCCGTCGAGGCTTCCCTCGCCGTTGAAGCCGCCCTCGCGCGCCTCAGCCCCGACCAGCGCGAGGCCGTCATCCTCAAGGTCTACGAGGGCTTCAAGTTCGAGGAAATCGCCCAGATCCTCAACTGTCCCGCTTCCACCATCAAAAGCCGCGTCTACACCGGGCTCGAACTGCTCAAGGAAATGCTGGCGCCGGCCGTACGCCCGGCCCGGCCGCAGGAGGAACCATGA